In Paenacidovorax monticola, the genomic window GTGCAGTGTCCAGGCATCACAACAGGAGACATCCCATGCAGCGTCGCACCCTGGTCGCCATGGCCGCATTGGCCGCCACCCTCAGCGCTCCGGCGTTCAGCCAGACTGGCGAAATCCGCATCGCCCACGTCTACAGCAAGACCGGCCCGCTCGAGGCCTACGGCAAGCAGACCCAGACCGGCCTGATGATGGGCCTGGACTACGCCACCGGCGGCACCATGACCGTGGGCGGCAAGAAGATCGTCGTGATCGAGAAGGACGACCAGGGCAAGCCCGATCTGGGCAAGAGCCTGCTGGCCTCGGCCTACTCGGACGACAAGGCCGATATCGCCGTCGGTCCCACCTCGTCGGGCGTGGCCCTGGCCCTGCTGCCCGTGGCCGAGGAATACAAGAAGATCCTGCTCGTGGAGCCCGCCGTGGCCGACGCGATCACGGGCGAGAAGTGGAACAAGTACATCTTCCGCACGGGCCGCAACAGCAGCCAGGACGCGATCTCCAATGCCGTGGCCATCGACAAGCCCGGTGTGACCATCGCCACGCTGGCGCAGGACTACGCCTTCGGCCGCGACGGCGTGAAGGCGTTCAAAGATGCGCTCAAGAGCGCCAAGCTCGTGCACGAGGAATACCTGCCCACCAACACCACCGACTTCACCGCCGGTGCACAGCGCCTGATCGACAAGCTCAAGGACCAGCCGGGCCGCAAGATCATCTTCATCATCTGGGCGGGGGCGGGCAACCCCTTCAAGATCGCCGATCTGGACCTCAAGCGCTACGGCATCGAGATCGCCACGGGCGGCAACATCCTGCCCGCCATGGCCGCCTATAAGAACCTGCCGGGCATGGAAGGCGCCACCTACTACTACTTCGGCATTCCGAAGAACCCGGTGAACGAGGCCATGGTGTCCGCGCACTACAAGCAGTTCAAGGCGCCGCCGGACTTCTTCACGGCCGGCGGCTTCTCGTCGGCCATGGCCCTGGTCACCGCGCTCAAGGCCACGAACGGCGAGACCAACACCAACAAGCTCATCAAGACCATGGAGGGCATGAGCTTCGACACGCCCAAGGGCAAGATGACCTTCCGCAAGGAAGACCACCAGGCCATGCAGAGCATGTACCACTTCAAGATCAAGGTGGACCCGGCCTTCGCCTGGGGCGTTCCCGAGCTGGTGCGCGAGATCAAGCCCGAAGAGATGCAGATCCCGATCCGCAACAAGCGCTGATCCCGGTTGGCGAGGCCCGGCGCACCCCCGTGAGCGCGCCGGGGCATATCCCGCAGGCGCGGCCGCGCCTCTTTTTTCAGTGAATTGAATGAACATGAACCCCGGGCGACACGGGGTGGTCATCCTTTGCCTCGAAAAACACCAGGAGACAGACACCATGGCTTTCACATTCGTTCGTCCGGCCGCCCTCGCGGCTGCCTGCGCCCTCTGGGGCGCGGGCAGTGCCCTCGCCGCAGTCAACCTGCCGGCGCTCAACATCGACAAGACGCAGACCACGGTCTCGGGCCTGTCGGCAGGCGGCTTCATGGCCGTGCAGCTGCATGTGGCGTACTCGGCCACGTTCGCCAAGGGCGCCGGCGTCGTGGCCGGCGGCCCCTTCTACTGCGCCGAGGGCTCGATCGTGAATGCCACGGGGCGCTGCATGGCCAGTCCGTCAGGCATACCCACCAGCACGCTGGTCAATACCACCAACAGCTGGGCCAGCCAGGGCAGCATCGACCCGGTGAGCAACCTGCAGAATTCGCGCGTGTACCTGTTCTCGGGCTCGCTGGACTCGGTGGTCAAGCCCGGTGTGATGGATGCCTTGCGCACCTACTACGGCAGTTTCGTGCCCGCGGCCAACATCGTCTACAAGAAGGACCTCGCGGCAGAGCACGCGATGGTGACGGACGACTACGGCAACAACTGCTCGTACAAGGGGGCGCCCTACATCAGCAACTGCAACTTCGATCTGGCCGGCACCCTGCTGCAGCATCTGTATGGCCCGCTGAACGCGCGCAGCGGCACGGCATTGCCCGAGGGCAACTTCGTCGAGTTCAACCAGACCGAGTTCATCACCGGCCACGGCATGGGCACCACGGGCTGGGCCTACGTGCCCCAGTCCTGCAAGGCAGGCAGCGCCAACGCCTGCCGCCTGCATGTGGTGCTGCACGGCTGCAAGCAGAACCTGGCGGACGTGCAGCAGCAGTACGTGCGCAACACGGGCTACAACCGCTGGGCGGATACCAACGGCATCGTGGTGCTGTACCCGCAGACCGGCACGGGCGCCACCAACAGCTGCTTCGACTGGTGGGGCTACGACAATGCCAACTACGCCAAGAAGGCCGGCCCGCAGATGGCCGCCATCAAGGCCATGGTGGACCGCGTCTCCAGCGGTTCCACGGGCGGCGGCACCACCAATCCGGCGCTGCCCGCGCCCACGGGCCTGAGCCTGTCGGGCGCCACGGCCACGAGCATGGACCTGGCTTGGAACACCGTCTCTGGCGCGAGCAGCTACAACGTCTACCGCAACGGCAACAAGGCCAATGCGCTGGCGGTGCATGCCACCAGCTATTCCGATACGGCCCTGGCGGCTTCCACCACCTACGGCTGGACGGTGCGCGCCGTGGACGCCAACGGGGCCGAGGGCGATGCATCGAATGCGGTGAGCGGCACCACGCTGGCCGCACCCGGCAACCCCGGCACCTGCACCACGGCCAGCAACTACGCCCACACCCAGGCCGGGCGCGCGCGCCAGCAGGGGGGCTATGCCTATGCCAATGGCTCCAACCAGAACATGGGGCTGTGGAACGTGTTCGTGACCACCACGCTCAAGCAGACCGGCCCCAACTACTACGTGATCGGCACCTGCCCCTGAATGGGCCCGCCGCCACGCCAACGACAGAGAAAGAGAAAACCTTCCGATGAGCACCTTGGCCACCAAGGACTTGACCATCCGCTTCGGCGGCCATGTGGCCGTGAATGCCGTGACCTGCTCGTTCGAGCCGGGCACGCTCACGGCCATCGTGGGCCCCAATGGCGCGGGCAAGACCACGTATTTCAACCTGATCTCGGGCCAGCTCAAGGCAACGGCGGGTTCCGTGTCCCTGGGCGGGCGCGATCTCACGGGGCTGGCCCCGTCGGCGCGCACGCGTGCCGGGCTGGGGCGGGCCTTCCAGCTCACCAACCTGTTCCCCAACCTCAGCGTGCTCGAGAACGTGCGCCTGGCCGTGCAGGCCACGCGCGAGGGCGGGCACCGGCGCGGTCTCAACCTCTGGAGCATCTGGAGCGACCACCGTGCGCTCACGGCTCGCGCTGAGGAAATCCTGCGCACGGTGGCCATGCTGGACCGGCAGGACACGCCCGTGGCCAGCCTGCCGCACGGCGACCAGCGCAAACTCGAAGTGGCGCTGCTCATGGCGCTGGAGCCGCAGGTCTACATGTTCGACGAGCCCACGGCCGGCATGAGCCACGACGAGGCACCCGTGATCCTGAACCTGATCCGCGAACTCAAGAAGGACAAGACCAAGATCATCCTGCTGGTGGAGCACAAGATGGACGTGGTGCGCGAGCTGGCCGACCGCATCATCGTGCTGACCAACGGCACGCTGGTGGCCGACGGCGCGCCGGCCGAGGTGATCGCGTCGAGCGTGGTGCAGGAGGCCTACCTGGGCATCAGCAAGGATGCAGACAAGGAGGCCGCATGAGCACCGAGAACCTCCTCCAGCTCCAGGGGGTGCATACCCACATCGGGGCGTACCACATCCTGCACGGTGTGGACCTGGCCGTGCCCAAGGGCCAGCTCACCATGCTGCTGGGCCGCAACGGCGCGGGCAAGACGACCACGCTGCGCACCATCATGGGCCTGTGGCAGGCCTCGCAGGGCAGCATCCATTTCAACGGGCGCGACATCACGCGCATGCACACCCCGCAGATCGCGCACCTGAACATCGCCTACGTGCCCGAGAACATGGGCATCTTCGCCGACCTCACGGTGAAGGAGAACCTGTTGCTGGCCGCGCGCAAGGCCAGCAATGCCGCGCGCATGGACCAGGAACGCCTGCAGTGGATCTTCAAGCTCTTTCCCGCCGTGGAGAAGTTCTGGAACCACCCGGCCGGCAAGCTCTCGGGCGGCCAGAAGCAGATGGTGGCCGTGGCGCGCGCCATCATCGAGCCGCGCGACCTGCTCATCGTGGACGAACCCAGCAAGGGCCTCGCGCCCGCCATCATCAACAACATGATCGAGGCGTTCGACCAGCTCAAGAAGAGCGGCGTGACCATCCTGCTCGTCGAGCAGAACATCAACTTCGCCAAGCGCCTGGGCGACACCGTGGCCGTGATGGACAACGGCCGCGTGGTGCACGCGGGCAGCATGGCCGCGCTCGCGGCCGACGAGGCATTGCAGCAGTCGCTGCTGGGGTTGTCGCTATGAAATTGAAAAAAAAAATGCCTCTATCGCCTATCCATCCAGCGCGGAATGCTACTGAAGGTGTAGCTGTCCGTTGGCAGCAAGGGGGCCGCGCATGAACGCCCGCGACTTCGACTGGAAGCCCCTGGCCCTGGTGCCGCTGCTCGCGCTCATCGTGCTGCCGCTCATCGGCTCGCCCAGCACCTGGCTCACGCTCACGGTGGCGGGGCTGGCCATGGGCATGATCATCTTCATCATCGCCTCGGGGCTCACGCTGGTGTTCGGCCTCATGGATGTGCTGAACTTCGGCCATGGCGTGTTCATCGCGCTGGGTGCCTTCGTCGCCACCAGCGTGCTCGGCGCCATGGGCGACTACACGGGCTCGGCCGAACTCTGGCGCAACCTCGTGGCCGTGCTGCCGGCCATGGTGGTGGCGATGCTCGTGGCGGGCGCCCTGGGCCTGGCGTTCGAGCGCTTCATCGTGCGGCCCGTGTATGGCCAGCACCTCAAGCAGATCCTCATCACCATGGGCGGCATGATCATCGGCGAGGAGCTCATCAAGGTCATCTGGGGCCCGCAGCAGATTCCGCTGCCGCTGCCCGATGGCATGAAGGGCTCCTGGCTCATCGGCGATGCAGCGGTGGAGAAGTACCGCGTGGTGGCCGTGCTGGTGGGGCTGGCCGTGTTCGCCCTGCTGGCCTGGACGCTCTCGCGCACCAAGGTGGGCCTGCTCATCCGCGCCGGCGTGCAGGACCGCGAGATGGTCGAGTCGCTGGGCTACCGCATCCGCCGCCTGTTCGTGGGCGTGTTCGTGGTGGGCAGCGCGCTCGCGGGCCTGGGCGGCGTGATGTGGGGCCTGTACCAGCAGAACGTGATTCCGCAGATGGGTGCGCAGGTCAACGTGCTGATCTTCATCGTGATCATCATCGGCGGCCTGGGCAGCACGGGCGGCGCGCTCATCGGCGCACTGCTCGTGGGCCTGATGGCCAACTACACGGGCTTCCTCGTGCCCAAGGTGGCGCTGTTCTCCAACATCGCGCTCATGGTGGCCGTGCTGCTGTGGCGCCCGCAGGGTGTGTACCCGGTGGCGAACCGCTGAAGAAGGCAACTACATGCTGAACCGACTCCTCTCGGGCGACTATCCGCGCAGCCGCGTGCTGGCCGCCATCCTCGTGGTCCTGATGCTGGGCCTGGCGTTCGCGCCCTTCATCTTCCCCGGCGTCAAGGCGCTGTCCGTGGCCGCCAAGGTGCTGGTGTTCGTGGTGCTGGTGGCTAGCTTCGACCTGCTGCTGGGCTATACGGGCATCGTGAGCTTCGCGCACACCATGTTCTTCGGCATCGGCGCCTATGGCGTGGCCGTGGCCACCACGCGCATGGGGCCCACCTGGTCCGCGCTGGCCGTGGGCATCGCAGGGGCGCTGGT contains:
- a CDS encoding extracellular catalytic domain type 2 short-chain-length polyhydroxyalkanoate depolymerase, which translates into the protein MAFTFVRPAALAAACALWGAGSALAAVNLPALNIDKTQTTVSGLSAGGFMAVQLHVAYSATFAKGAGVVAGGPFYCAEGSIVNATGRCMASPSGIPTSTLVNTTNSWASQGSIDPVSNLQNSRVYLFSGSLDSVVKPGVMDALRTYYGSFVPAANIVYKKDLAAEHAMVTDDYGNNCSYKGAPYISNCNFDLAGTLLQHLYGPLNARSGTALPEGNFVEFNQTEFITGHGMGTTGWAYVPQSCKAGSANACRLHVVLHGCKQNLADVQQQYVRNTGYNRWADTNGIVVLYPQTGTGATNSCFDWWGYDNANYAKKAGPQMAAIKAMVDRVSSGSTGGGTTNPALPAPTGLSLSGATATSMDLAWNTVSGASSYNVYRNGNKANALAVHATSYSDTALAASTTYGWTVRAVDANGAEGDASNAVSGTTLAAPGNPGTCTTASNYAHTQAGRARQQGGYAYANGSNQNMGLWNVFVTTTLKQTGPNYYVIGTCP
- a CDS encoding ABC transporter ATP-binding protein: MSTENLLQLQGVHTHIGAYHILHGVDLAVPKGQLTMLLGRNGAGKTTTLRTIMGLWQASQGSIHFNGRDITRMHTPQIAHLNIAYVPENMGIFADLTVKENLLLAARKASNAARMDQERLQWIFKLFPAVEKFWNHPAGKLSGGQKQMVAVARAIIEPRDLLIVDEPSKGLAPAIINNMIEAFDQLKKSGVTILLVEQNINFAKRLGDTVAVMDNGRVVHAGSMAALAADEALQQSLLGLSL
- a CDS encoding branched-chain amino acid ABC transporter permease yields the protein MNARDFDWKPLALVPLLALIVLPLIGSPSTWLTLTVAGLAMGMIIFIIASGLTLVFGLMDVLNFGHGVFIALGAFVATSVLGAMGDYTGSAELWRNLVAVLPAMVVAMLVAGALGLAFERFIVRPVYGQHLKQILITMGGMIIGEELIKVIWGPQQIPLPLPDGMKGSWLIGDAAVEKYRVVAVLVGLAVFALLAWTLSRTKVGLLIRAGVQDREMVESLGYRIRRLFVGVFVVGSALAGLGGVMWGLYQQNVIPQMGAQVNVLIFIVIIIGGLGSTGGALIGALLVGLMANYTGFLVPKVALFSNIALMVAVLLWRPQGVYPVANR
- a CDS encoding ABC transporter ATP-binding protein, whose amino-acid sequence is MSTLATKDLTIRFGGHVAVNAVTCSFEPGTLTAIVGPNGAGKTTYFNLISGQLKATAGSVSLGGRDLTGLAPSARTRAGLGRAFQLTNLFPNLSVLENVRLAVQATREGGHRRGLNLWSIWSDHRALTARAEEILRTVAMLDRQDTPVASLPHGDQRKLEVALLMALEPQVYMFDEPTAGMSHDEAPVILNLIRELKKDKTKIILLVEHKMDVVRELADRIIVLTNGTLVADGAPAEVIASSVVQEAYLGISKDADKEAA
- a CDS encoding substrate-binding domain-containing protein, with protein sequence MQRRTLVAMAALAATLSAPAFSQTGEIRIAHVYSKTGPLEAYGKQTQTGLMMGLDYATGGTMTVGGKKIVVIEKDDQGKPDLGKSLLASAYSDDKADIAVGPTSSGVALALLPVAEEYKKILLVEPAVADAITGEKWNKYIFRTGRNSSQDAISNAVAIDKPGVTIATLAQDYAFGRDGVKAFKDALKSAKLVHEEYLPTNTTDFTAGAQRLIDKLKDQPGRKIIFIIWAGAGNPFKIADLDLKRYGIEIATGGNILPAMAAYKNLPGMEGATYYYFGIPKNPVNEAMVSAHYKQFKAPPDFFTAGGFSSAMALVTALKATNGETNTNKLIKTMEGMSFDTPKGKMTFRKEDHQAMQSMYHFKIKVDPAFAWGVPELVREIKPEEMQIPIRNKR